Sequence from the Ectothiorhodospira sp. BSL-9 genome:
GGCCGCCGTCACCGCCAGGGAGATGGTCTCCAGGTCACGCATTTCCCCCACCAGGATGGCGTCGGGGTCCTCGCGCAGTGCTGAGCGCAGGGCGGCTGCAAAGCTGGGCGTGTGCAGGCCCAGCTGACGCTGGCTGATCAGGCAGCGCTTGCGCTCGTGGATGAACTCGATGGGGTCTTCAATGGTGATGATATGACCGCGACGACGCTCATTGATGTCGTTTACCAGGGCCGCCAGGGTGGTGGACTTCCCCGACCCCGTCTTGCCGGTCACCAGAATCAGGCCGTGGCGCTGCATGCCCAGGCTGGCGATCACCGGCGGCATCTTCAGCTCGTCCAGGGACAGGGCCCGGGCGGGGATGGAACGAAAGACCACCGCCAGGCCGTTGAGATGCCGGGAGAGGTTCACACGAAAACGTGCCAGATCCTCGATGGCATAGGCGAAATCGGCCCCATCCTCCCGTTCGAAGGTCTGGCGCGCCGCATTGGGCAGGATCTCCGCGGTGAGATCATTCACCACCTGGGAGGTGAGAGCCTCGTCGGACAGATTCTCCAACTCGCCGTTGATGCGCACACGCGGCGGGTCCCCGCCGATCAGGTGCAGATCCGAGCCCCCCCGCGCAATCAGCTCCCGCAGATAACCATCCACCTGATGCATCACTCACCCTCCCGCCAGGTTGATCCGGGGCAACAGGCTGGAGTCGGTGACGAACCGCTGGAAGGCCTGCTTGTCGGTGGCATACTGGTAGGCATCGTCGGGATCCACTTCATTGCGCTGTATGGCCTCCAGCAGGGCCTGATCCAGGAGTTGCATGCCCTGGTCCCGGCCCGTCTGCATCTGCGAGGGGATCTGGTGCACCTTGTCGGACATGACCATGCGTGCAATGGCCCGGTTCATCACCAGGCACTCCACGATGGCCCGACGCCCCCGGCCATCGGCTGACTTGACCAGGTTCTGCGTGACCACGCCATGCAGGTTCTGGGAAAGAAAGGTCTTGCCCTGCTCGCGCTGCTCCAGTGGCAGGGCATCCAGGATACGGTCGATGGTCTTGACCGCCGAGGTGGTGTGCAGGGTGCCCAGCACCAGATGGCCCGTCTCGGCGGCCACCATGGACATGATGATGGAATCCACGTCCCTGAGCTCACCCACCAGGATCACGTCCGGGTCCTGACGCAGGGCCGCCCGCAAGCCCTTGGCATAGCTGGGCACGTGGGTCCCCACCTCCCGCTGGATCACCTGGGCCCGCTTGCAGCGGTGCACGAACTCCACCGGATCTTCCAGGCTGATGATGTTCACCGCACGCCGGGTGTTGATGTAATCGATGATGGCCGCCAGGGTGGTGGACTTGCCGGTCCCCGTGGAGCCGGTCACCAGCACCATGCCCTGGTGATGATCCACCATCCGGGTCACCA
This genomic interval carries:
- a CDS encoding type IV pilus twitching motility protein PilT, encoding MHQVDGYLRELIARGGSDLHLIGGDPPRVRINGELENLSDEALTSQVVNDLTAEILPNAARQTFEREDGADFAYAIEDLARFRVNLSRHLNGLAVVFRSIPARALSLDELKMPPVIASLGMQRHGLILVTGKTGSGKSTTLAALVNDINERRRGHIITIEDPIEFIHERKRCLISQRQLGLHTPSFAAALRSALREDPDAILVGEMRDLETISLAVTAAETGILVLGTLHTNGAAATVDRVINAFPAMKQAQIRTMLSTSLRGVISQQLVRRADGGGRVAAVEILVNTPAVANLVREGKTDQLPGTMQSGALVGMQTMDTALRRLVDSGQASPEEARHHAINKSDFGGSAPP
- a CDS encoding type IV pilus twitching motility protein PilT, with amino-acid sequence MPRIDAFLKLAREQGCSDLHLAVGVPPMLRMNGELMPIRFRDLGDRELEAYVMEILTPAQKDRFRGGDDLDFSYVNDEVGRFRANLFRKATGVGATFRHIPAQVPSLESLGLPPVVTRMVDHHQGMVLVTGSTGTGKSTTLAAIIDYINTRRAVNIISLEDPVEFVHRCKRAQVIQREVGTHVPSYAKGLRAALRQDPDVILVGELRDVDSIIMSMVAAETGHLVLGTLHTTSAVKTIDRILDALPLEQREQGKTFLSQNLHGVVTQNLVKSADGRGRRAIVECLVMNRAIARMVMSDKVHQIPSQMQTGRDQGMQLLDQALLEAIQRNEVDPDDAYQYATDKQAFQRFVTDSSLLPRINLAGG